The Argentina anserina chromosome 3, drPotAnse1.1, whole genome shotgun sequence genome includes a region encoding these proteins:
- the LOC126789437 gene encoding G2/mitotic-specific cyclin S13-7-like, giving the protein MDTRAVVRPQPRGNGKVHGEAPRRNQRVVLRDRTNVEAGQAEIKGKAPVQISRPITRRFQAQLLANNVQKNNVNQVLGVVDQPAQSRKCAPTRNVTEKASDAEKEKPISRTKAVQYPRKEAKAFSSTLTARSKAVACGLTNKPKEQIVDFDAADVNDELAGVEYVDELYKFYKLDEDNSRVRDYMDKQPDLNSKMRSILVDWLVDVHRKFGLTPETFYLTVNIIDRFLSRRIVIRRELQLVGISSMVIASKYEEVWAPQVKDFVCLSDNTYTGSQVRAMEKNILEKLGWYLTVPTPYVFLARYIKASISPDDELRHMVFFLAELGVLDYQTTIRYSPSMIAAAAVYAARCTLNKKTSWTETLKHHTGYSEQQLRECTKTLVGFHSKAGESDLKAVNKKYTKPEYGAVALRTPAKLC; this is encoded by the exons ATGGACACCAGAGCAGTTGTTCGTCCACAACCCAGAG GGAATGGTAAAGTGCATGGAGAAGCACCAAGAAGGAACCAGAGAGTAGTTCTCAGGGACAGGACCAATGTTGAGGCAGGTCAGGCTGAAATCAAAGGGAAGGCCCCAGTTCAGATCAGTCGCCCCATCACAAGGAGATTTCAGGCCCAACTGTTGGCAAACAATGTGCAGAAGAACAATGTG AACCAAGTGCTCGGTGTTGTAGACCAGCCTGCTCAGAGTAGAAAATGCGCCCCTACAAGAAATGTTACGGAGAAGGCATCAGATGCCGAGAAGGAGAAGCCTATTAGTAGAACCAAGGCAGTACAATATCCAAGGAAGGAGGCCAAGGCTTTTAGTTCAACACTAACAGCTCGAAGCAAG GCTGTGGCTTGTGGACTCACCAACAAGCCAAAAGAGCAGATTGTGGATTTTGATGCAGCTGATGTTAATGATGAATTAGCTGGTGTTGAGTATGTTGATGAATTGTACAAGTTCTACAAACTTGATGAG GATAACAGCCGAGTTAGAGATTACATGGACAAACAGCCAGATCTTAATTCAAAGATGAGATCTATCCTTGTAGACTGGTTGGTAGATGTTCACAGGAAATTTGGACTAACACCTGAAACATTCTACCTCACCGTGAATATAATCGACCGATTCCTTTCAAGGAGGATAGTAATTAGAAGGGAACTTCAGCTAGTTGGCATCAGTTCTATGGTGATTGCATCTAAGTATGAGGAAGTCTGGGCTCCACAG GTCAAGGATTTTGTGTGCTTATCAGACAATACATATACAGGCAGTCAGGTTCGTGCAATGGAGAAAAATATCTTGGAGAAGTTGGGGTGGTATTTGACAGTTCCCACACCTTATGTCTTTCTTGCAAGATACATTAAAGCATCAATTTCACCTGATGATGAG CTGAGACATATGGTGTTCTTTCTAGCTGAACTCGGAGTCTTGGATTATCAGACAACCATACGGTACTCCCCATCCATGATAGCTGCTGCAGCCGTCTATGCTGCCCGTTGTACCCTCAACAAAAAGACTTCCTGGACTGAAACTTTGAAGCACCATACTGGCTACTCTGAACAACAGTTAAG GGAATGTACCAAGACATTGGTTGGGTTTCACTCAAAGGCTGGAGAAAGTGATCTGAAAGCTGTTAACAAGAAGTACACAAAGCCTGAATATGGTGCAGTTGCTCTTCGCACACCAGCAAAACTTTGTTAG
- the LOC126789420 gene encoding G-type lectin S-receptor-like serine/threonine-protein kinase LECRK2, with translation MASNIHYLLCFIVLVLFPCSTVAQTSRNISLGSSLTAKNDDNSSWPSPSGEFAFGFQQIVKDGFLLGIWFDKIPEKTIVWSANRDSLVPQGSKVELTSDGQFVLNDAKGNQIWSADVYNTGVYYAAMLDSGNFVLADQNSTYLWESFDHPTDTMLPTQSLKQNGILYARYTATNYSTGRFMKTLQLDGNLVLYTTYYPQYSAKSPYWASWSVAKNTEIGYQVIFNQSGFIYLTSKNGSILYTISANSIASQEFYQRATLDYDGVLRHYKHPKSSSASGGRLPLAWSTASFIPPNICLSLVEVIGGGACGYNSLCRLDDAGSTCLCPDGFSFFDPDDKLKGCKQDFVPQSCDAGDAPDEFDLKEMEYTNMPHLDYEFFKPVSEDWCIQNCLEDCFCVVAIFNNLSQCYKKGLPFSNGMIDPTITGTKAFIKKRNNNSTLKDGRANSQKKKDDSTLIIVGSVLLSSLGILTFILPLITYVVVSRMHSRKVPAVQPYQGMNLKYFTYEELKEATNEFMEELGRGASATVFKGVLACDEGKRVAVKILDAKVGESDLEFNAEVKAIGRTNHRNLVQLLGYCNEGNHRILVYEYMSNGTLATFLFGESRPNWNQRRQIALGVSKGLLYLHEECSNQVVHCDIKPQNILLDDSFTARISDFGLAKLLRLDQTRTITGIRGTKGYVAPEWFKNMPITAKVDVYSFGILLLEIICCRKKFDEETEDEDQIILADWVYDCYSQKKLHLLLEKIDEAKEDIKMMEKYVMIAMWCIQEDPSLRPTMKKTIHMLEGTVEVPIPPDPSSYTSSIFVHIR, from the coding sequence GATGACAACTCATCTTGGCCATCCCCATCTGGTGAGTTTGCTTTTGGTTTTCAACAGATTGTGAAAGACGGTTTCTTACTAGGCATCTGGTTCGATAAAATACCAGAGAAAACAATTGTGTGGTCAGCCAATAGAGACAGTCTTGTGCCACAAGGATCAAAAGTTGAGCTCACCAGTGATGGCCAATTTGTGCTCAATGACGCAAAGGGCAATCAAATATGGTCGGCCGATGTTTATAATACCGGAGTTTACTACGCAGCCATGCTCGACAGTGGAAATTTTGTGCTGGCTGACCAAAACTCCACCTACCTGTGGGAGAGTTTTGATCACCCAACTGACACAATGCTTCCCACACAAAGTCTCAAGCAGAATGGCATACTCTACGCTCGCTACACAGCGACAAATTACTCCACAGGTAGATTCATGAAAACACTACAACTTGATGGAAATCTCGTGCTTTACACAACATATTACCCTCAATATTCTGCCAAATCCCCATACTGGGCATCCTGGTCAGTTGCCAAAAATACTGAAATTGGATATCAAGTCATCTTCAATCAGTCTGGCTTTATTTACCTTACATCAAAGAATGGGAGCATACTGTATACAATATCAGCCAACTCAATCGCATCCCAAGAGTTCTACCAGCGAGCTACACTCGACTATGATGGAGTTTTGAGGCACTATAAGCACCCTAAAAGCAGCAGCGCAAGTGGGGGAAGGTTGCCTTTGGCCTGGTCTACTGCCTCTTTCATACCACCAAATATTTGCTTGTCACTTGTCGAAGTTATAGGAGGCGGTGCATGTGGGTACAACAGCTTATGTAGGCTTGATGATGCAGGATCAACTTGTCTATGTCCAGATGGTTTCAGTTTTTTTGATCCTGATGATAAGCTCAAAGGATGCAAACAGGATTTTGTTCCACAAAGTTGCGATGCTGGAGATGCCCCAGATGAGTTTGACTTAAAAGAGATGGAATACACTAATATGCCACATTTGGATTACGAGTTTTTCAAACCGGTGTCTGAGGATTGGTGCATACAGAATTGCCTAGAGGATTGCTTTTGTGTTGTTGCCATTTTCAATAACCTATCTCAGTGCTATAAGAAGGGACTCCCTTTTTCGAATGGGATGATTGATCCTACTATTACTGGGACGAAAGCTTTTATCAAAAAAAGGAATAACAATTCTACTTTAAAGGATGGAAGAGCCAAttcacaaaagaaaaaagatgatTCAACTTTGATCATTGTTGGATCAGTGCTCCTAAGTAGCCTGGGGATTCTGACCTTCATCTTACCTCTGATAACATATGTGGTTGTTTCTCGAATGCATTCTAGGAAAGTTCCGGCGGTTCAACCTTACCAAGGCATGAACTTGAAATATTTTACTTATGAGGAGTTAAAGGAAGCTACAAATGAGTTCATGGAAGAACTAGGTAGGGGTGCTTCAGCAACAGTTTTCAAAGGAGTGTTAGCTTGTGACGAGGGAAAACGTGTTGCAGTCAAAATTTTAGATGCAAAGGTTGGAGAAAGTGATCTAGAATTCAATGCTGAAGTGAAAGCAATTGGGAGAACAAATCATAGGAATTTAGTCCAACTTCTTGGATATTGCAATGAGGGGAATCACCGAATTCTTGTGTATGAGTATATGAGCAATGGCACTTTAGCAACCTTCCTATTCGGAGAGTCAAGGCCAAACTGGAACCAAAGAAGGCAAATTGCATTAGGAGTTTCTAAGGGGCTCTTGTATTTGCATGAGGAGTGCAGCAACCAAGTTGTACATTGTGACATTAAGCCTCAAAACATTCTCCTAGATGACTCCTTCACAGCAAGAATCTCCGATTTTGGATTAGCCAAGCTTTTGAGACTGGACCAGACTCGCACTATTACAGGAATTAGGGGAACAAAAGGGTATGTGGCACCAGAATGGTTCAAGAACATGCCCATCACAGCAAAGGTGGATGTCTACAGCTTTGGTATTTTGTTGTTAGAGATCATTTGCTGCAGGAAGAAGTTTGACGAAGAAACAGAAGATGAAGATCAAATAATACTCGCTGACTGGGTATATGACTGCTACAGCCAAAAGAAACTACATCTGTTGCTGGAGAAAATTGATGAGGCAAAGGAAGACATCAAGATGATGGAGAAGTATGTGATGATTGCAATGTGGTGCATTCAGGAAGATCCATCACTCAGACCTACCATGAAGAAAACCATTCATATGCTTGAAGGAACTGTGGAAGTTCCAATTCCACCGGATCCATCTTCTTACACAAGTTCCATATTTGTACACATACGTTAG